One Skermanella sp. TT6 genomic window, CCGCCCCCTGCGGGACCAGGTCGACCCGGTCGGCGCCACGCTGCGCGAGGTGACGGCACAGGCGCGGCATCTCGACGCCGCCGGCCTCCACCCCGAGGCCCGGGCCGCCGTGGAGGAGGAACTCGCCTGGGCCGGGACCTTCGCGCGCCGGAGCGGAAGGCCCCCGGTCACCCTGATCTCGTTCGACGCCCATCCCGGCAACTTCCTGATCGCCGGTTCCGGTACGGCCGTCCTGGTCGACCTGGAGAAGGCGCGCTACGGCGCCGCCGGGTTCGACCTGGCGCATGCCACGCTCTACACCTCGACCACCTGGGACGTCTCCTGCCACGCCGTCCTGGGCACCGCCGACATCGCCGCCGCCTACGGGCTGTGGCTGGATCAGGTGGAGGCCACCCTCGCGGAGTCCTGCCGTCCCTGGCTGCTGCCGCTGCGGCGGGTGATGTGGCTGTGGTCGGTGACCTGGTGCGCCAAGTGGCGGGTCGAGTCGCGGGCCGCGGCCAAGGACGCCAAGGATCGGGCCGAGAGCGCCGAGGACTGGTCGGCCGACCTCAGCGACGCGGCCCTGGTGGACCATGTCGCCGGCCGGGTGGCCGATTACCTGGACCCGGTCACCATCGCGGCCGTCCGGTCGGAGTGGCTGACCGCCAATCCCCTGACCGACCTGCTCCCGCTCCCGGGCTGAGCCCCCAACAGGAGATCCAAGAGCCGTGCCATCGCCGCTTCGCCTCCCCCCGCTCGCCGCCGCCGTCCTGGCGGCGGGGCTTCTTCTGGGTGCCGTGCCGGCAGCCGCCCAGGCGCCGACGTCCCCGACATCCGGCTGGGACGCGACCCTGGCGGCCGCGCGCGGCAAGACCGTGTTCTGGAACGCCTGGGCGGGCGATCCCCGGATCAACGACTATATCGGCTGGGTCGGCGGCCGGGTGCGCGAACGCTTCGGCATCGACCTGCGCCACGTCAAGGTGACCGACACCGCCGACGTCGTGTCCCGCGTGCTGGCCGAGAAGGCGGCCGGCAAGGACCGGGGCGGCTCGGTAGACCTGGTCTGGATCAACGGCGAGAACTTCGCGGCCATGAAGGAGAACGGGCTGCTGTACGGCCCCTTCGTGGACCGGCTGCCCAACGCCGCCCTGATCGACACGGTGGGCAAGCCGACCACCACCGTCGACTTCACGATCCCGACCGAGGGGCTGGAGGCGCCCTGGGGCATGGCCCAATTCGTCTTCGTCCATGAGTCCGAAGAGGTCGCCGATCCGCCGCGCAGCGCCGCCGCCCTGCTCGACTGGACGGAGCGGAACCCCGGCCGCTTCACCTATCCGAGCCCGCCGGACTTCATCGGCAGCACCTTCCTGAAGCAGATGCTGGTGGAGGTGACCCCCGACCCGGCGCGGCTCCAGCGGCCGGCCGACGACGGCGATTTCGACCGGGTGACCGAGCCGCTCTGGTCGTTCCTGGACCGGCTGCACCCCAACCTGGCGCGGGGCGGCCGGACCTTCCCGGCGACCGGCCCGGCGCTGAAGCAGATGCTGGCCGACGGCGAGGTCGCCATGGCCTTGAGCTTCCATCCCGGCGAGGCGTCCCGCGACATCGCCGGCGGCCTGCTGCCGCCCTCGGTCCGGACCTTCGTGCTGGAGCGCGGGACGATCGGCAACACCCATTTCGTGGCGATCCCCTACAACGCGAACGCGCCGGAGGCCGCCATGGTGGTCGCCGATTTCCTGCTGTCGCCGGAAGCCCAGATCCGCAAGCAGGATCCCGCCGTGTGGGGCGACTTCACGGTGCTGGACCCGGACCGGCTGGATCCGGAGGACCGCCGGCGATTCGACGCCCTGCCCCGGGGCGTGGCGACCCTGTCGGACGGGGAGCTGGGCACGCCGCAACTCGAACCGCACCCCTCGTGGATGGTGCGGATCGAGCGGCAATGGACGAAGCGGTACGGGAGCTGACGCTCCCGGACTCCGACCTTCCCGGCCTCAGCCCTTGAGCGCCGCGACGCCCGGCAGGTCCTTGCCTTCCAGCCATTCCAGGAAGGCGCCGCCGGCGGCCGAGACATAGGTGAAGGCATCCTCGACGCCGGCCGCGGCCAGGGCAGCCACGGTGTCGCCGCCGCCGGCCACGCTCAGCACCCGCCCGGCCTTGGTCAGCGCCGCGACGCTGCCGGCCACGGCATTGGTCCCGGCGTCGAACGGACGGGTCTCGAACGCGCCCAGGGGGCCGTTCCAGACCACCGTGCGGCAGCCCTGCAGCTTCAGGGTCACGTACTCGACCGTGGCCGGGCCGACGTCCAGGATCATGGAATCGGCGGGCACCTGGTCGATCGCCACCACCTGGCTCTCGGCGCCGGCCTTGAACTCCTTCGCGACGATGGCGTCGCGCGGCAGCAGGATCTCGCACCCGGCCTGCTCGGCGATCGCCATGATCTCGCGCGCCTGCTCGGCCATGTCCTTCTCGCACAGGGAGGCGCCGACCGCGGTGCCGCGGGCATAGAGGAAGGTGTTGGCCATGCCGCCGCCCAGCGCCAGCAGGTTGACCCGGCGCACCAGGTTGCCCAGCAGGTCCAGCTTGGTGGAGATCTTGGCGCCGCCGACCACGGCGGCGACCGGACGCTCGGGGTTCTCCAGCGCCAGGGACAGGGCCTTCAGCTCGGCCTCCATCAGGCGGCCTGCGGCATTGGGCAGCAGGCGGGCCAGCGCCTCGGTCGAGGCGTGGGCGCGGTGGGCCGCGGAGAAGGCGTCGTTGACGTAGATGTCGCCCAG contains:
- a CDS encoding phosphotransferase family protein codes for the protein MISTPLLQALHRRLIRLSGFGDVRPEDLTPLPTTGLAHDHVRVAGHGVLLRVPRQSQLGLSAASNLTYQAACFERAGPGGHVPGLHAVMLPEATVPMGALVVDEIVGRPPVLPADLPAIVRALASIHGLPVPPPAARRPLRDQVDPVGATLREVTAQARHLDAAGLHPEARAAVEEELAWAGTFARRSGRPPVTLISFDAHPGNFLIAGSGTAVLVDLEKARYGAAGFDLAHATLYTSTTWDVSCHAVLGTADIAAAYGLWLDQVEATLAESCRPWLLPLRRVMWLWSVTWCAKWRVESRAAAKDAKDRAESAEDWSADLSDAALVDHVAGRVADYLDPVTIAAVRSEWLTANPLTDLLPLPG
- a CDS encoding ABC transporter substrate-binding protein, with protein sequence MPSPLRLPPLAAAVLAAGLLLGAVPAAAQAPTSPTSGWDATLAAARGKTVFWNAWAGDPRINDYIGWVGGRVRERFGIDLRHVKVTDTADVVSRVLAEKAAGKDRGGSVDLVWINGENFAAMKENGLLYGPFVDRLPNAALIDTVGKPTTTVDFTIPTEGLEAPWGMAQFVFVHESEEVADPPRSAAALLDWTERNPGRFTYPSPPDFIGSTFLKQMLVEVTPDPARLQRPADDGDFDRVTEPLWSFLDRLHPNLARGGRTFPATGPALKQMLADGEVAMALSFHPGEASRDIAGGLLPPSVRTFVLERGTIGNTHFVAIPYNANAPEAAMVVADFLLSPEAQIRKQDPAVWGDFTVLDPDRLDPEDRRRFDALPRGVATLSDGELGTPQLEPHPSWMVRIERQWTKRYGS
- a CDS encoding phosphoglycerate kinase; this encodes MSGFKTLDDYQFDGKTVLVRADLNVPMKDGAVSDTTRIDRLAPTLTELSKAGAKVVVLSHFGRPKGGPDPKYSLQPVVDAVSKAVGQKVAFAPDCVGPQAKEALAKLHGGSIIVMENLRFHPEEEKNDPGFAKQLAELGDIYVNDAFSAAHRAHASTEALARLLPNAAGRLMEAELKALSLALENPERPVAAVVGGAKISTKLDLLGNLVRRVNLLALGGGMANTFLYARGTAVGASLCEKDMAEQAREIMAIAEQAGCEILLPRDAIVAKEFKAGAESQVVAIDQVPADSMILDVGPATVEYVTLKLQGCRTVVWNGPLGAFETRPFDAGTNAVAGSVAALTKAGRVLSVAGGGDTVAALAAAGVEDAFTYVSAAGGAFLEWLEGKDLPGVAALKG